The proteins below come from a single Amphiura filiformis chromosome 15, Afil_fr2py, whole genome shotgun sequence genomic window:
- the LOC140172067 gene encoding methylthioribose kinase-like gives MDHKLPRILSKLSNAPETKMLSGACDVEEIGDGQLNNVWRIRSRENPDVTMIVKYAPPYLKAAGPHFPLSVGRNKTEFNALTKFDELHPGCVPKSYVHDDEHNLVIMEDLHDYKTMRKALVAGEFHMGAVKKIAETVAILHRKTHRKCVSAAQFAELVNRFENDEMLSMMNCYIFTYPLLPYHESNRYSDEVKAQLPRIHGDQIIQENTSRMKARHIAMKQCLVHGDFTTEAVMVKNDSAKLKQTTQEVIKTNSHEERDPPFTVYMGVLPK, from the exons ATGGATCACAAGCTGCCACGAATTTTATCAAAGTTGAGCAATGCGCCGGAGACGAAG ATGCTATCAGGAGCATGTGATGTAGAGGAAATAGGCGATGGTCAGCTGAATAACGTTTGGCGAATTCGGAGTCGAGAAAACCCTGACGTGACTATGATTGTTAAATACGCACCACCTTACCTTAAG GCAGCAGGGCCACATTTCCCGTTATCTGTTGGTAGAAACAAGACGGAATTTAATGCTCTCACCAAGTTTGATGAGCTCCATCCTGGGTGTGTGCCTAAATCATATGTTCACGATGATGAACACAATCTTG TAATAATGGAAGATCTGCACGACTACAAAACTATGCGGAAAGCTTTAGTGGCaggtgaatttcatatgggaGCCGTAAAGAAAATTGCTGAAACCGTGGCTATATTGCATCGAAAAACTCACCGAAAATGCGTTTCTGCGGCCCAATTTGCGGAACTTGTCAACAGATTTGA AAATGACGAAATGTTGAGCATGATGAACTGTTACATTTTTACCTATCCATTACTTCCGTATCATGAATCTAATCGATACTCAGATGAAGTCAAAGCACAATTACCCCGCATCCATGGTGATCAAATAATTCAAGAAAATACGTCCAGGATGAAAGCTAGGCATATTGCTATGAAACAGTGTCTTGTACACGGTGATTTTACCACTGAAGCTGTTATGGTGAAAAACGATTCAGCCAAA TTGAAACAAACAACACAAGAAGTTATAAAAACAAATTCCCATGAAGAACGGGATCCTCCGTTTACGGTGTACATGGGCGTGCTACCAAA ATAA